In Bacteroidales bacterium, the following are encoded in one genomic region:
- a CDS encoding NAD-dependent deacylase, producing MKKIVVLTGAGISAESGIKTFRDSDGLWEEYRIEDVATYDAWLNNQDLVLEFYNQRRKQLYDVKPNAAHYALAKLEKKFDVHIITQNVDDLHERAGSSKILHLHGELKKARSSVDENLIYEIDGWELKKGDKCENGSQLRPHIVWFGEAVPNIVPAAHLSEKADIFIVIGTSLNVYPAAGLLNYVPHHVPKYLIDPKAAAVAVRNLTIIKEKAGTGVPELVKKLMEENNN from the coding sequence ATGAAAAAAATTGTTGTTCTTACAGGAGCAGGTATTAGCGCTGAAAGCGGGATAAAAACGTTTCGCGATTCAGATGGTTTGTGGGAAGAATACCGTATTGAAGATGTTGCCACTTACGATGCATGGTTAAATAACCAGGATTTGGTTCTTGAATTTTATAACCAACGCCGAAAACAATTATATGATGTAAAGCCTAATGCTGCTCACTATGCACTTGCAAAGCTTGAAAAAAAATTCGATGTTCACATCATCACACAAAATGTTGATGACCTGCACGAACGCGCAGGAAGCTCGAAAATACTGCATCTTCATGGTGAACTTAAAAAAGCAAGAAGCAGTGTTGATGAAAATTTAATTTATGAAATTGATGGATGGGAATTAAAAAAAGGTGATAAATGCGAGAATGGTTCTCAGCTACGTCCACATATAGTATGGTTTGGCGAAGCCGTTCCTAATATCGTTCCAGCAGCTCACCTATCTGAAAAAGCAGATATATTCATAGTAATAGGAACATCATTAAATGTATATCCCGCAGCAGGATTGCTGAATTATGTTCCACATCATGTTCCAAAATATTTAATCGACCCGAAAGCTGCTGCTGTTGCAGTAAGAAATTTAACTATCATTAAAGAAAAGGCTGGAACAGGTGTTCCTGAACTGGTTAAAAAGTTAATGGAAGAAAATAACAATTAA